Sequence from the Streptomyces peucetius genome:
GCCTCCATCGGCATCTGCGAGCACGCGATGTACGAGGCGGTCACCCACGCCCACAACCGGATCCTCTACGGCCGGCCTGTCACGGCCTTCCCGCACGTGCGGCGCGAGCTGACCGACGCGTACGTCCGGCTGGTCGGGATGAAGCTGTTCAGCGACCGCGCCGTCGACTACTTCCGCTCCGCGGGCCCCGACGACCGCCGCTACCTGCTGTTCAACCCGATGACGAAGATGAAGGTGACCACGGAGGGCGAGAAGGTCATCGACCTGCTCTGGGACGTCATCGCCGCCAAGGGCTTCGAGAAGGACACGTACTTCGCCCAGGCCGCCGTCGAGATCCGGGGGCTGCCGAAGCTGGAGGGAACGGTCCACGTCAATCTCGCGCTGATCCTCAAGTTCATGCGCAACCATCTGCTGAACCCGGCCGAGTACGCGCCCGTGCCCACCCGGCTCGACGCCGCCGACGACGTCTTCCTCTTCCGGCAGGGACCGGCCCGTGGCCTCGGCTCCGTCCGTTTCCACGACTGGCGTCCCGCCTTCGACGCCTACGCCCACCTGCCCAACGTCGCCCGCTTCCGGGAGCAGGCCCAGGCGCTGTGCGAGTTCGTCGCCACCGCCGCGCCCGACGAGGAGCAGAGCCGCGACCTCGACCTGTTGCTCGCCGTGGGGCAGCTGTTCTCGCTGGTCGTGCACGGCCAGCTGATCCTGGAGCAGGCCGGGTTGACGAGCGCGGACGAAGACGTGCTGGACGAACTGTTCGCCGTCCTGATCCGGGACTTCTCCGCGCACGCCGTCGAACTGCACGGCAAGGACTCCGCCACGGAACAGCAGCAGCGCTGGGCCCTGGACGCGGTCCGGCGCTCCGTCGTCGACGAGGGCCGGTCGGCACGCGTGTGGAAGCGTGTCGAGGACCTGTCCGGCGCCTATGAGATGACGCCGTGAGCGACATATGACTCCATGACGGGCGGACCGGAAGCGGCCGGCGCGGGCACTGCCCGCGCCGGCCGCGGCGCGTTCACCGGCCGCGGCGATCGCCCGGTGGTCGTGACCCCCAACAGCGGTGAGCGCCTTTGTCCTGGTCCTGGAAGAAGTCGGGGAATGCGCCGCCGAAGGGCTTACGGAGTCCCCGGAAGGCCGCTAACTTGCTTACGGGTCAGCCTGGTTGGCGACTTCCAGCGACCTGTCGGCGTGACGGCGCACGCCTGCGAGTTCCACGACGTGACCCTTCCCGGGCCACTCGGGCACCCCCCACCTCTTCCGGGAGACATCTGTGCGCCCAAAGTTATGCGGATTCCGTCGGACAGCCGCCGGCGCCCTCGCCGCCCTGCTCTCCGCCGCACTCCTCATCTCCACCGCCCCAGCAGCCGCGACCCCGTCGACGACACCCCCGTCACCTGCCGCCCAGCCGACCGCCGAGGAGTTCCAGCAGGTCACACTCGCGAAGGGCGTCGCCGAGACCGGCGAGCCCATGACGATGGCCGTACTGCCCGACCGGTCGGTGCTGCACACGTCGCGCGACGGGACCCTGCGGATCACCGACGCCGCGGGCAGCACCCAGGTGTCGGGCAAGCTGGACGTCTACAGCCACGACGAGGAGGGCCTCCAAGGGATCGGGGTGGACCCCGGCTTCACCTCCAATCGGCACGTCTACCTCTACTACGCCCCCAAGCTCTCCACCCCGGGCGGCGACGCCCCCGGCGACGGCACGGCCGCCGACTTCGCCCCGTTCGACGGCGTCAACCGGCTCTCCCGCTTCACTCTGGGCACCGACGGGAAGCTGAACGCCGCCAGCGAGAAGAAGATCCTCGACGTGCCCGCGTCCCGTGGCATCTGCTGCCACGTCGGGGGCGACATCGACTTCGACGCGCAGGGCAACCTCTATCTGACGACGGGCGACGACACGAACCCCTTCGCCTCCGACGGCTACGCGCCGCTGGACGAACGGGCGTCCCGTAACCCGGCCTACGACGCCCAGCGTTCCAGCGCCAACACCAACGATCTGCGGGGCAAGGTGCTGAGGATCAAGGTTCACGCGGACGGCTCGTACACCCTCCCCCCTGGCAACCTCTTCGCCCCGGGGACCGCCAGGACACGGCCCGAGATCTACGCGATGGGCTTCCGCAACCCGTTCCGCATGAGCGTCGACAAGGAGACCGGAACCGTCCATCTCGGCGACTACGGCCCCGACGCCGGCACGGCGGCCCCCGATCGGGGCCCCGCCGGGCAGGTCGAGTTCAACCGGATCACCCGAGCGGGCAACTACGGCTGGCCCTACTGCACCGGCGCGAACGACGCCTACAACGACTACGACTTCGCCGCCGGCACGTCAGGCCCGAAATTCTCCTGCTCGGCCCCGAAGAACACCTCCCCGCGCAACACCGGCCTGACCGACCTCCCGCCCGCCCAGCCGGCCTGGCTGCCGTACGACGGCGGTTCGGTGCCCGAGTTCGGCAGCGGCTCCGAGTCGCCCATGGGCGGACCGGTCTACCGCTACGACGCGTCCTCACCCTCCGCCGTGAAGTTCCCGCAGAGCTACGACGGCAACTTCTTCGCCGGCGAGTTCGGCCGCAAGTGGATACGCCGCATCGCGCAGAGCGCCGACGGGACCATCCAGTCCATCAACGCCTTCCCCTGGAACGGCACCCAGGTGATGGACATGGCCTTCGGCCCGGACGGCGCCCTGTACGTACTCGACTACGGCACCGGCTACTTCAGCGGTGACCACAACTCGGCCCTGTACCGCATCGAGCACGTCACCGGCGGCCGGGCACCCCTCGCGCAGGCGAAGGCCGACCGCACGTCCGGGCAGGCGCCGCTGGCCGTGGCGTTCTTTTCGGCAGGCAGCACCGACCCCGACGGCGACACGCTCTCCTACGCCTGGAAGTTCGGCGACGGTACGACATCGACGGCGGCCGACCCCTCGCACACGTACACGGCCAACGGCCGGTACACCGCCGAGCTGACCGTCTCGGACGGCACTGGCCGGACGGCCATCGCATCCGTGCAGATCACCGTCGGCAACACCGAACCCACCGTGCGCCTCGAACTCCCGGCGGACGGCAGCATCATCGACCCGGGCGCCGCCGTGCCGTTCCGCGTCACGGTCACCGATCCCGAGGACGGCGCCATCGACTGCTCGCGCGTCACCGTGACCTTCATCATCGGTCACGACAGCCACGGACATCCGCAGACGTCCGCCACCGGCTGCTCGGGGACCGTGCAGACCATCGCGGACGGCGAACACGACCCGAATGCCAACATCTTCGGGGTCTGGGACGCGGAGTACACCGACAAGGGCGCGAACGGACAGCCCGCCCTCACCGCCCACGACCAGCACATCAGCCAGCCCACCCACCGTCAGGCCGAGCACTACGGGGACTCTGCCGGCGTGCAGGTCGTCAGCCACGCGGCGGCCCACGGCGGGAAGACGGTCGGGTACATCGACAGCGGCGACTGGATCTCCTTCACGCCCTACGTCCTCGGCGATGCCACCCGCTTCACGGCGCGCGTCTCCTCCGGCGGCGCCGGAGGCACCCTCGAGATACGTGCCGGCTCACCCACCGGCACGCTGCTGGGCACGGCCACCGTGCCGGTGACCGGCGGCTGGGAGACGTTCGAGGAGGTCGGCACCGCCCTGACGAACCGGCCGGCGGGCACCACGACCCTGTACCTGGTCTTCAAGGGCGGCGTCGGTCCCCTCTTCGACGTCGACGACTTCCGCTTCACCACCTCGGGCGCCGGGCCCAGGACCGGAGAGATCACCGGGGTGAACGGAAAGTGCCTGGACGTCGCCGCCGGCGCCACGGCCGACGGCACACAGGTGCAGGTGTGGACCTGCAACGGAACCGGCGCCCAGAGCTGGACGGTGCCGGGCGACGGGACCCTGCGCGCGCTGGGCAAGTGCCTCGACGTGAGCGGTGGCGGCAGTGCCGACGGCACGAAGGTGCAACTGTGGACGTGTAACGGAAGCGGCGCCCAGACGTGGTCGGCGCAGGCGGACGGGTCGGTGCGCAACCCGCAGTCGGGCAAGTGCCTCGACGCCGAGGGCGGTACCTGGAACGACGGCACCAGGGTCCACCTGTGGACCTGCCACACCGGCCCCAACCAGCAATGGAACCTGCCCTAGCAGGAAGGAGGCGACACCGACATGAGACGACACCTCATCACCCGCGCCGGAGCCCTGCTCGCCGGGCTGCTCCTGTGCGCGGGCACCGCGCCCACCGCGGCGTCCGCGTATCGGGAGGCCGCCCCCGCCGCTCAGGACTCGGCCTCCGCCGGTCCGCGGACGGCCTCCAGCGCTGCCGCACCGCTTCCCGACGCCCGGGCGGCCGCCGACCCCGCGTACCGGGTCCTCGCCTTCTCGAAGACGGCCGGCTTCCGCCACTCGTCCATCGACGACGGGCTGGCGGCCCTGCGCGAACTGGGAGCCGCGCACAACTTCACCGTGGACGCCACGGAGGACGCGACCGCCTTCACCGCGGCCAACCTCGGCAGGTACGGGGCAGTGGTGTTCCTGTCCACCACCGGGGACGTGCTGAACGGGACGCAGCAGACGGCGTTCGAGCAGTACATCCGCGGCGGCGGAGGCTACGTCGGCATCCACGCCGCCGCGGACACCGAGTACGACTGGCCGTTCTACGCCGGACTGGCCGGGGCCCTGTTCCACTCGCATCCGCACAACCAGACCGCGACGGTCCGCGTCGAGGACCGGGCACACGACGCCACCGCCCACCTCGGCGGCGCGTGGCAGCGGTTCGACGAGTGGTACAACTACCGGTCCAATCCACGGACGACCGCGCACGTCCTCGCCTCGCTCGACGAAGGCAGTTACACGGGCGGCAACATGTCCGGCGACCACCCCATCGCCTGGTGCAAGGACTACGAGGGAGGCCGGGCGTTCTACACGGGCGGCGGCCACACCGACGAGTCGTACACCGAGCCCGCGTTCCGCCGGCATCTGCTGGGCGGAATCCGGTGGGCGGCGGGGACGACCAAGGCCGACTGCCGACCGGAGACCGGATACACCGCGCTCTTCGACGGCAGCGGGACGGCCGGCTGGGAGCAGGCGGGCCCCGGGTCGTTCTCGCTGGCCGACGGCACGCTCACCTCTCAGGGCGGGCTGGGCATGCTGTGGCACTCGGCCCGGGAGGTGACCGGCGACTACTCGCTCAAGCTGGACTGGCGGATGGACGGCGACGACAACTCCGGCGTCTTCGTCGGCTTCCCCGCCTCCTCCGACCCCTGGTCGGCGGTGAACAACGGCTACGAGATCCAGATCGACGCCACCGACGCCGCCGACCGGACCACCGGAGCGGTGTACGGATTCCAGTCCGCCGACGTCACCGCCCGCGACGCCGCCCTCAACCCTCCGGGCGAATGGAACACCTATGAGATCCGGGTGACGGGTGAGCGCCTGGAGGTCTTCCTCAATGGCAGGAAGATCAACGACTTCACCAACACCGACCCCGCCCGCAGTCTGCGCCAGGGCCACATCGGCCTGCAGAACCACGGGGACGGCGACCAGGTGTCGTTCCGCAACATCCGCCTGGCCACCTCGGACACCGACGGCCGGACCGGAGAGCTCACGGGAGTGAACGGAAAGTGCCTGGACGTCGCCGCCGGTGCCACGGCCGACGGCACGCAGGTGCAGCTGTGGACCTGCAACGGGAGCGGCGCGCAGCAGTGGACGGTGCCCGGTGACGGCACCGTGCGCGCGCTGGGCAAGTGCCTCGACGTGAGCGGTGGCGGCAGTGCCGACGGCACCAGGATCCAGCTGTGGACCTGCAACGGGACCGGCGCCCAGACATGGTCCGCGCAGCCGGACGGGTCGGTGCGCAACCCGCAGTCGGGCAAGTGCCTCGACGCCGAGGGCGGTACCTGGAACGACGGCACCAGGGTCCACCTGTGGACCTGCCATACCGGCCCCAACCAGAAATGGAACCTGCCGTAGAAGAAGCTCCACGGGTCCCGCCCGGGCACGCCGGCTGTGTCCGGGCGGGACCACGGGACGGCACGGCCCTGCTCACGGCTGCGCAGGGCTGCGCGCCGGGCGTGGCAGGTGTAGAGAGGAGGTGTGTCGCGCCTCCCAGTAATCCGCCGGTCGGGCCGAGCAGGCGGTCGTGCGACGGTGGCCGTCCCGATCGGGCTGATGGTGGCCATCGTCGTGATCGACCTGCTGGCACCGCCCGACATCCACCTCGGTCCTCTGCTGGTCGCGGCTCCGGCGATCACCGCGCTGTTCGCCGGTCCCTGGACCACAGGGCTGGTCGCCGTGCTCGCGGTGGGGGGAGAGGTGCTCATCGCGGTGCTGCGCGACCCGGACGATCTGTTCACCCCGAACCGCCAGGCACAGATAGCCGCCCTGCTCCTGGTCGGGGCGAGTCTCGTCGTCTTCTGCGTGGTCCGGGAGCGCCGAGCCAGAGAGCTGATGCAGGTGCGGTACGTGTCCGAGACGGCCCAGCGTGTCGTCCTGCGGCCGCTGCCGAGGCAGATCGGACCGCTGCGCGTCGCCTCGTGCTATCTCGCGGCCGAAGCCGAGGCGCAGATCGGCGGCGACCTGTACGCGGCCGCGCGTACCAGTTCTGCCACCACCCGGCTGATCGTCGGTGACGTGCGGGGCAAGGGAATGACCGCCGTCGGTGACGCCGCCCTCCTCCTCGGCGCCTTCCGGGCCGCCGCGCACCGCCGGGCGACGCTGCCCGAACTGGTGACGTATCTCGACGGAAGCGTGTGCTGGGACCTGGCCGAACCCGGCGAGACG
This genomic interval carries:
- a CDS encoding acyl-CoA dehydrogenase family protein, translated to MADPLLFNPRTYDPAHFDPETRRLLRATVDWFEARGKRRLIEDYRTRAWLADFLAFAAQERLFATFLTPESEAGNGQDKRWDTARIAALNEIFGFYGLDYWYAWQVTVLGLGPVWQSDNAAARTRAAELLDQGEVFAFGLSEKAHGADIYSTDMLLEPDGEGGFRARGSKYYIGNGNAAGLVSVFGRRTDVEGPDGYVFFAADSRHPAYHVVQNVVDSSKYVSEFRLDDYPVGPQDVLHTGRAAFDAALNTVNVGKFNLCTASIGICEHAMYEAVTHAHNRILYGRPVTAFPHVRRELTDAYVRLVGMKLFSDRAVDYFRSAGPDDRRYLLFNPMTKMKVTTEGEKVIDLLWDVIAAKGFEKDTYFAQAAVEIRGLPKLEGTVHVNLALILKFMRNHLLNPAEYAPVPTRLDAADDVFLFRQGPARGLGSVRFHDWRPAFDAYAHLPNVARFREQAQALCEFVATAAPDEEQSRDLDLLLAVGQLFSLVVHGQLILEQAGLTSADEDVLDELFAVLIRDFSAHAVELHGKDSATEQQQRWALDAVRRSVVDEGRSARVWKRVEDLSGAYEMTP
- a CDS encoding PQQ-dependent sugar dehydrogenase, whose amino-acid sequence is MRPKLCGFRRTAAGALAALLSAALLISTAPAAATPSTTPPSPAAQPTAEEFQQVTLAKGVAETGEPMTMAVLPDRSVLHTSRDGTLRITDAAGSTQVSGKLDVYSHDEEGLQGIGVDPGFTSNRHVYLYYAPKLSTPGGDAPGDGTAADFAPFDGVNRLSRFTLGTDGKLNAASEKKILDVPASRGICCHVGGDIDFDAQGNLYLTTGDDTNPFASDGYAPLDERASRNPAYDAQRSSANTNDLRGKVLRIKVHADGSYTLPPGNLFAPGTARTRPEIYAMGFRNPFRMSVDKETGTVHLGDYGPDAGTAAPDRGPAGQVEFNRITRAGNYGWPYCTGANDAYNDYDFAAGTSGPKFSCSAPKNTSPRNTGLTDLPPAQPAWLPYDGGSVPEFGSGSESPMGGPVYRYDASSPSAVKFPQSYDGNFFAGEFGRKWIRRIAQSADGTIQSINAFPWNGTQVMDMAFGPDGALYVLDYGTGYFSGDHNSALYRIEHVTGGRAPLAQAKADRTSGQAPLAVAFFSAGSTDPDGDTLSYAWKFGDGTTSTAADPSHTYTANGRYTAELTVSDGTGRTAIASVQITVGNTEPTVRLELPADGSIIDPGAAVPFRVTVTDPEDGAIDCSRVTVTFIIGHDSHGHPQTSATGCSGTVQTIADGEHDPNANIFGVWDAEYTDKGANGQPALTAHDQHISQPTHRQAEHYGDSAGVQVVSHAAAHGGKTVGYIDSGDWISFTPYVLGDATRFTARVSSGGAGGTLEIRAGSPTGTLLGTATVPVTGGWETFEEVGTALTNRPAGTTTLYLVFKGGVGPLFDVDDFRFTTSGAGPRTGEITGVNGKCLDVAAGATADGTQVQVWTCNGTGAQSWTVPGDGTLRALGKCLDVSGGGSADGTKVQLWTCNGSGAQTWSAQADGSVRNPQSGKCLDAEGGTWNDGTRVHLWTCHTGPNQQWNLP
- a CDS encoding ThuA domain-containing protein, translated to MRRHLITRAGALLAGLLLCAGTAPTAASAYREAAPAAQDSASAGPRTASSAAAPLPDARAAADPAYRVLAFSKTAGFRHSSIDDGLAALRELGAAHNFTVDATEDATAFTAANLGRYGAVVFLSTTGDVLNGTQQTAFEQYIRGGGGYVGIHAAADTEYDWPFYAGLAGALFHSHPHNQTATVRVEDRAHDATAHLGGAWQRFDEWYNYRSNPRTTAHVLASLDEGSYTGGNMSGDHPIAWCKDYEGGRAFYTGGGHTDESYTEPAFRRHLLGGIRWAAGTTKADCRPETGYTALFDGSGTAGWEQAGPGSFSLADGTLTSQGGLGMLWHSAREVTGDYSLKLDWRMDGDDNSGVFVGFPASSDPWSAVNNGYEIQIDATDAADRTTGAVYGFQSADVTARDAALNPPGEWNTYEIRVTGERLEVFLNGRKINDFTNTDPARSLRQGHIGLQNHGDGDQVSFRNIRLATSDTDGRTGELTGVNGKCLDVAAGATADGTQVQLWTCNGSGAQQWTVPGDGTVRALGKCLDVSGGGSADGTRIQLWTCNGTGAQTWSAQPDGSVRNPQSGKCLDAEGGTWNDGTRVHLWTCHTGPNQKWNLP
- a CDS encoding PP2C family protein-serine/threonine phosphatase; this translates as MVAIVVIDLLAPPDIHLGPLLVAAPAITALFAGPWTTGLVAVLAVGGEVLIAVLRDPDDLFTPNRQAQIAALLLVGASLVVFCVVRERRARELMQVRYVSETAQRVVLRPLPRQIGPLRVASCYLAAEAEAQIGGDLYAAARTSSATTRLIVGDVRGKGMTAVGDAALLLGAFRAAAHRRATLPELVTYLDGSVCWDLAEPGETDRSGETFITAAVLEIPDHGNRVDMIDCGHPPPIVLRNGRVTTVEARRPAPPLGLGELGHGPYHVDTFTFEAGDLLLLYTDGVLEARDSSGAFYPLTERISGWSGGDPDAFLRALRRDLLDHVGGRLGDDAAMIAIERPPASRP